GCCCGGGCCGGTCAGGCCGATGAAGGTCTCCTCGCACTGGATCATGAACGAGCCCTGGCGCGGGAGATAGGCACCGCCGCCCGCGTTGTAGCCGAACATGAGGCTGATCGAGGGCACGAGGCCGCTGATCTTGCGGAGCGCGGTGAACGCTTCGGAGTAGCCGTCGAGGCCGCCGACGCCGGCGGGGACGAAGGCGCCCGCGGAGTCGTTCATGCCGATCAGCGGGATGCCCTTCTCACCGGCCATGTAGATGAGTCGGGCGAGCTTCGCGCCGTTGGTCGCGTCCATCGAGCCCGCGCGGACCGTGAAGTCGTGGCCGTAGACGGCGACGTCCCGGCCGCCGATGTCGAGGATCCCCGTCACGATCGAGGCGCCGTCCAGCTCCGGACCCCAGTTCCGGTAGAGGATCATCGGCTCCTTCTCGGTCAGGACCTTGATGCGCTCCCAGACCGTCATGCGGTCCTTCGAGTGCTGGACGCGGACGCGGGCCGGGCCGCCTCCGACGAGCGGGCGCTCGATCAGGTCGTTGCCCAGGGCGAGCGCCTTGTCATACGGCCCTGCCGGGAGGACAGCGTGACCGGCCGCCGTCGTGTCGGCGCCGTTCGCGAGCGGCTTGTCGCTCGCTTCGTCCGCGGGTTCCGGAAGGGGGTTCGAGAGCGTGTACTGGGGTTCGGCCATGGTGTCGTGGTCGGGTTCGCTCGCGACCGCGGCCGAGGGGCCGCGAATCGCCGTGGCTGCGCTCCCGGGCACGGCGGACCGTCGCTGGGGGGCGCGTGGGTTCGAATCGGATCGTTCGCAGGAGGTACGGCCCCCGCCGGGGGGATGGCCGCTCTGGACGCCCGCGATGGCGGGCCGGCGCAGTGTAACGAGTCGCGGCGCACCATGCGACATGCATGTCGGGTTTGGTCCTGCGGGGAGTCGGCTACGCGCCGATCCGCAGGCCGATCCAGAGGGCGAGGATCCCGAGGATTCCGGTCGCGGCGGCGTAGGCGACGGCGCTTCTGCGGCCGCGGTCGCTGCGAAGCCGGACGCCGTCGGCAACGACGGTGGAGAAGGTCGTCCAGCCCCCGCAGAGCCCGGTCAGGACGAAGAGGTCGAGGGCGTTCGCGCTTCCGGCGTCGAGGTTCGCGCCGACCCGGCCGGCGGCGGCCGCCGCGACCCAGAAGCCGAAGAGGGCACAGCCGGCGAGATTCGTCGCGAAGGTCGCGCGCGCGCCTGCATCCCAAGGTCCACCGGCGCTCCGTGCGCTCGCTTCCGATCGGCGAAGCAGGCCGAAGCGAAGAAGCGCGCCGACTGCGCCACCCGCAGCCACTGCCAGGAGGTCGAGGATCAAGCGCGCGCCTCCGGCGCGGGCGCGGGACCGCGCGCGGCGTGGAAGAGCAGGACCGCTGCGAAACAGGACGCGAAGAAGAACACGGCCGTCGGGAGCGGGCCGGCCTCCAGGTGGAGGACCCGCAGATGGGCGGCGAAGCCGGAGAAGGTCGTGAAGGCGCCCAGGAAGCCGATCGCGAGGAAAGGGCGCAGCCAAGGGGCGCCGCCGCGCCGCTCGAGCCGGCCGAGGAGGCCGCCGAGCCCGCCGGCGCCGAGCGCGTTCACGGCGCCGAGCGAGAGCGAGCCGGCGAGGAGCGGAGACGCGACGCTCGCCGCGAGCGCGATCTCGACCCCGAGCCGCGTGAGCGCGCCAAGGGCGCCGCCCAGCGCCACGACCAGGCAGAGCTTCCAGAGAGCGATCGGCGGCGGGCGCTCGGGCATCGCGGCGAGCATATGGATTCGTGTCGGTGGGCGCCCGCGAGGCCGCTGGATCGACCTTCTATACCTACGCCTACACCTACGCCTACGTGGAAATGCGTCGCGCGTTCGGCGAGGCCCCCGTACCTCTCGTGCGCAGGAGCGGGAGCCAGGCGGCCAGCGCGCCCGTGACCAGCAGACCACCCAGGCCGAGCAGGACCACGTGTTGTCCGTATCGGTCGATGGCTTCGCCGGCGGCGGGACCGACGCCGATGAAGGCGGCGCGGAAGAGCAGACTGCGCATCGAGACCAGGCTGGCGCGGTCGCCGGACGGAATGGCCGCCTGCTCTGCGTGGGCGATGAGCGGCGCCGAGAGGCCGCGGCTCAGATTGAATGCGAAGTAGAAGACGAACCCCCACCACGCCGTCGTCAGGCCCATTCCGAAATAGCCCACGGCGAGGAGTCCGCAGCAGAGGAGCATCACGCCCTCCATGCCGAGGGCCCGCCCGGTGCGATCGCTGACGGCCGAGCCGATGGCGACCACGTAGTTCGCCGCGG
Above is a genomic segment from bacterium containing:
- a CDS encoding CrcB family protein yields the protein MILDLLAVAAGGAVGALLRFGLLRRSEASARSAGGPWDAGARATFATNLAGCALFGFWVAAAAAGRVGANLDAGSANALDLFVLTGLCGGWTTFSTVVADGVRLRSDRGRRSAVAYAAATGILGILALWIGLRIGA
- a CDS encoding CrcB family protein, which translates into the protein MPERPPPIALWKLCLVVALGGALGALTRLGVEIALAASVASPLLAGSLSLGAVNALGAGGLGGLLGRLERRGGAPWLRPFLAIGFLGAFTTFSGFAAHLRVLHLEAGPLPTAVFFFASCFAAVLLFHAARGPAPAPEARA